The Effusibacillus pohliae DSM 22757 genome segment GCCTGCTGGCGATCCCGTTCGGGTTCAGTTCATTTTCCATCAATGTGCTGGCGGACGCCGTATTCTTGCTCCTCCTGGTCCGGGCGACGCGCGTCAGCCAGCTCGAAGTACCGGTTGAACGGGCTATCGGAGAGCGTCATAATTTGCCCCGGGTAGAGGTGGCCGCCGCCGTGGAAACGGTTGATTCGGCGGTCTAAAACGATTCCGAAGGAGGAAATGGGAGAATGCAAGGTAACCTTGAAAAAATCGTCACCGGCATCGCGCTTGCACTAGCTGCTCCGGTGGTGCTGCCGATTGCCAAGAATGTCCTGCGTCCCCTGGCCGTTATCGGTATCCGGGGAGCGGAAGAGCTGGTCAACCGGGCAAAATACGCGGTTCAGATCACGCGCGAAGAAATGGAAGATATCATCGCGGAAGCCCAGTTTGAACGAATGAAAAAACAGTTGGACCGAGAGATTGCTCTCGAATAAGGTTGCAAGCGAGGAGTGAGGCGTATGACGGAAGAACAAACGATCGATCACCATCTGCGGCAGGCGCTAGCCCATCTGGAAACCGCTCTGAATCAAAGCGTGGCGGCGGTTATGAACGACCAGGCGCTGAAAAAGGAGATCGGAAAGAAATGGGAGATGTTTCTCGGAGACTTTTTTGGGTATGTGCGGGAAAAAGGCAAGCAGCACCGGATCAACTTGCTCGGCTGGATTTCGTTTCCGCGCTTGAGGTAAGCGATCGCGTGATGCTTGCTCAAAAAATGGAGTGCAAACGGCAAACGTTGACACTCCATTTGTTTTGTCAGTCCATATAAGGATTCAACGGTGAATCGAACGGAATCTCTTGCTTTGCCGTCTCCTGTTCCGCTTCCATCTGGTCGTCCGCTTCCCGCATGCTGGCAAGCATCGGATCATCAGCGAACGTGTCATGTAGTGTAGGACGTTCTGCAATGGACATCGGATAACCTCCCTTCCACGACGGCTCAAGCCGCAACCGGATCGTTCTGCCAATAGGATGTCCTGCCCGGCCGGGCGTATGCATGAGATGAAGACAGAACGGAGAACGCGCATGCGTTATGGTATAATAGGGAAAAATTTGCTTGCCAATTGGAAAGGGGATCTCTATGGCAGAAAAAGTGGCAACCGAATTGTCGCAGGAACTGGTGGATTTTTTGCAAGGGGAAAAATTGGTGTTTCTCCACACGACCGATCATGAGACAGGCGCCCCCAACGTCGCGGCGATTTCTTGGCTGCTTGCGATCAATCCGAAACGGATCCGCTTCGCGATCGACCCGCGTTCCCGCGTCGTCGCGAATATCAACAAAGACGGACGGGTTTCCGTGGCGGTGCCGGGACCCGATTCCTGCTACTCGATCAGCGGTGTGGCCAAGGCAGATACGAAGCGTCTGGAAGGTGTCGCCCTCAACATGATCAAGGTGGACATCGAAGTGGACGAGGTTCGCGACGTGATGTTCTATGGGGCGAAGCTGTCGGCAGAACCGAAGTACGTGAAAACGTACGATCCGAAATTGGCGGAAAAATATGATACGGAAGTTTATGGGGCGCTAAAAAAGGGATAATGGATAATAAAACTCTTGCAGGAACCGGTCGTGTGGGCTCACCGGTAGGAGGGATTCACTTGTCGGAGAAACCATTTCTCTTTCCGCTGACGATGAAAAACGGGAAGGTGTTCGATTCCACAGGACGCGACATCACGGAGGCGTACCAACAGTTCAAACAGGTAGAAGCGGCCGAAAAAATGTGTGCAGCGTTGGAGATTCTGGGCCGGGTGAAGGCGGATGGCCAGGAGACGCGCCGCATGCTGTTTGTCGACACCGCCTACAAGTATGCCGCCGTCGTCGAAACGTTTATCGGCGACGACCTGTCGGAGCGGTTGAACCTTGCGTATGCGGGAAAGGTGAAGGTTGACGAAACGGGTGAATGGACGCTCGGCAAACTGAATCGGACATTGCTGCCGCTGACCAGTCTGGCCGACCTGTACAGGCAGGCGGCGAGAGGTTACCTGACGATTCAAATGGCCGAACAAGCGTGGGATCATCGCGGAAGCTCGTTTTATCTGATCAAAGCGGATCAGCAATGGTAACAGTGACCTGCAAACAAACGACCAGCTTTTCGACTCGAGGGAAAAGCTGGTCATTTTTTAAGTGAGGAACCCGCCGTTGGGAGAAATCACCTGGCCAGTGATAAAGCCGGATGCGGGCAG includes the following:
- a CDS encoding DUF5132 domain-containing protein, with translation MQGNLEKIVTGIALALAAPVVLPIAKNVLRPLAVIGIRGAEELVNRAKYAVQITREEMEDIIAEAQFERMKKQLDREIALE
- a CDS encoding pyridoxamine 5'-phosphate oxidase family protein; the encoded protein is MAEKVATELSQELVDFLQGEKLVFLHTTDHETGAPNVAAISWLLAINPKRIRFAIDPRSRVVANINKDGRVSVAVPGPDSCYSISGVAKADTKRLEGVALNMIKVDIEVDEVRDVMFYGAKLSAEPKYVKTYDPKLAEKYDTEVYGALKKG